From Bacillus sp. FSL K6-3431, the proteins below share one genomic window:
- the fabF gene encoding beta-ketoacyl-ACP synthase II — MDRRVVVTGYGVVSPLGNDIGTFWNNIKAGKSGIKKIESEDYKDINTKIGGYIDDFAAEQYLDKKELGKYDLFVQYAYAAAKQALDQAQLDLEKMNKERFGVYVGSGIGGIDTTLENHKLLIERGSRRVSPFMVPMMISNMATGIIAIKTGFKGPSFSPVSACATGNHAIGEAYLNIKHGYSDGILAGGAEATINPLSFAGFSRMRAMSTRNDFPEKASRPFDRDRDGFVMSEGSGVLLLEEYEHAKQRGATILGEIVGYGSTTDAYHITSPDYEGAARAMKLALDMGEINPKDVDYINAHGTSTPEGDKSETRAIKSVFGSHAYDLKVSSTKSMTGHHFGAAGGVEAIITLKSVMENIAPPTINFEHPDEECDLDYVPNEAIQTEIKYAVSNGFGFGGHNAVLAFKKFEG; from the coding sequence ATGGACCGTCGAGTTGTCGTAACAGGATATGGAGTAGTATCACCATTAGGCAATGATATAGGAACCTTTTGGAATAATATTAAGGCAGGAAAATCGGGTATTAAAAAAATCGAATCAGAAGATTATAAGGACATTAATACCAAGATAGGCGGTTATATTGATGATTTTGCCGCAGAACAATACCTCGATAAAAAGGAATTAGGAAAATACGATTTATTTGTACAATATGCTTACGCTGCTGCGAAACAGGCGCTAGATCAAGCGCAATTGGATTTAGAAAAAATGAATAAAGAACGATTTGGCGTTTATGTTGGTTCTGGTATTGGTGGGATTGACACCACATTAGAAAACCATAAACTTTTAATAGAAAGAGGTAGTAGAAGAGTATCTCCATTCATGGTTCCAATGATGATTAGTAATATGGCCACTGGTATTATTGCTATAAAAACAGGTTTTAAGGGTCCAAGTTTTTCACCAGTTTCGGCTTGTGCAACGGGGAATCATGCCATTGGTGAGGCATACTTAAATATCAAGCATGGATATTCTGATGGGATACTAGCTGGAGGCGCAGAAGCCACGATTAACCCATTATCTTTCGCTGGTTTTTCAAGAATGAGAGCTATGTCCACTCGTAATGATTTCCCAGAAAAGGCTAGTCGACCTTTTGATCGTGATCGTGATGGCTTTGTGATGTCAGAAGGCTCTGGAGTTTTATTGCTTGAAGAGTATGAACATGCTAAGCAAAGAGGGGCAACAATTTTAGGAGAGATCGTCGGTTATGGTTCAACAACGGACGCATATCATATTACTTCTCCTGATTATGAAGGAGCGGCAAGAGCGATGAAGCTAGCTCTAGATATGGGGGAAATCAATCCTAAAGATGTGGATTATATCAACGCTCACGGTACAAGCACACCTGAAGGAGATAAGTCTGAAACAAGAGCAATCAAAAGTGTCTTCGGTTCTCATGCTTATGACTTAAAGGTAAGTTCGACAAAATCAATGACAGGGCACCATTTCGGAGCAGCAGGCGGAGTCGAAGCTATCATCACGCTTAAAAGTGTGATGGAGAATATAGCACCACCTACGATTAATTTTGAACATCCCGATGAAGAATGCGATCTTGATTATGTTCCAAATGAAGCGATACAAACAGAAATTAAATATGCCGTCTCAAACGGTTTTGGTTTTGGTGGACATAATGCAGTCTTAGCATTTAAAAAGTTTGAAGGTTAA
- a CDS encoding SRPBCC family protein, producing MIATLNRVENGYIAKYERHLKHSVEQVWAMLTENEKLEKWFSELRVDDLSVGGLIKFDMQDGTFEEMKIIELEMTSILEFTWDKDVVRFELYPEQEGCRLILKEKINTITDHTPRDLAGWHVCLDVIQALLAGKSIEDRKAEWEKWYPKYVQAIKDISEN from the coding sequence ATGATAGCTACTTTAAATCGAGTTGAAAACGGTTATATCGCTAAATATGAACGCCATTTAAAGCATTCAGTTGAACAAGTATGGGCTATGCTGACGGAAAACGAGAAGTTGGAGAAATGGTTTTCTGAGCTCCGAGTTGATGATCTTAGCGTGGGTGGACTTATAAAATTTGATATGCAGGATGGGACTTTCGAAGAGATGAAAATTATCGAGCTCGAAATGACATCTATATTAGAATTTACATGGGACAAGGATGTTGTTCGATTTGAACTGTATCCAGAGCAAGAAGGGTGCCGCCTTATATTAAAAGAGAAGATCAATACGATTACAGATCATACACCCAGAGACCTTGCGGGATGGCATGTATGCCTTGATGTCATCCAAGCATTACTCGCTGGCAAGTCTATAGAGGACCGAAAAGCCGAATGGGAAAAATGGTATCCGAAATATGTACAAGCTATAAAAGATATCTCTGAAAATTAA
- a CDS encoding DedA family protein yields MTLIQNLISFILHIDEHLVDIIQIFDVWSYAILFLIVFVETGIVIFPFLPGDSLLFASGAFAAIDAFNIGLLVIVFFVAAVLGDTVNYQIGKKVGTSIPPNSWLGKVINQEKMKKAEDFFNKHGGKTIIIARFMPFIRTFAPFVAGASRMNYRYFIIYNVVGAALWVGLCTMAGYFFGNFPIIKDNFSTVLLMIIFLSVLPALIGFIKSRLAK; encoded by the coding sequence ATGACGTTAATTCAAAATTTAATCAGTTTTATCTTGCATATAGATGAACATCTGGTCGATATTATACAAATATTTGATGTTTGGTCTTATGCGATTTTATTTTTAATTGTTTTTGTGGAAACAGGTATTGTTATTTTTCCTTTTTTACCTGGGGATTCATTATTGTTTGCCAGTGGTGCCTTTGCAGCAATAGATGCTTTCAATATCGGACTTCTAGTTATTGTCTTTTTTGTCGCAGCAGTCTTAGGTGACACAGTCAATTATCAAATCGGAAAAAAAGTGGGGACATCCATTCCACCAAATAGTTGGTTAGGAAAAGTGATTAACCAAGAGAAAATGAAAAAGGCAGAGGATTTCTTTAATAAACATGGTGGTAAAACGATTATCATCGCCCGTTTTATGCCATTTATTCGTACATTTGCCCCGTTTGTTGCAGGGGCTAGCCGAATGAACTATCGTTATTTTATCATTTATAATGTAGTTGGAGCGGCGCTTTGGGTTGGATTATGTACGATGGCAGGCTATTTCTTCGGGAATTTCCCTATCATTAAAGATAACTTTTCAACCGTCCTTTTAATGATTATCTTTTTATCTGTTCTACCTGCTTTAATTGGTTTTATTAAAAGCCGTCTAGCAAAATAA
- a CDS encoding ABC transporter substrate-binding protein has product MPLNKNWIAYTMLFVLVLFLLVGCSKEKDVATSVNESDENVTLTVMMWDDWGQDYGKYIKEAVEEQFPHITLENVGGDTGNKEWIENALAADVVPDIIFAHRQYHVDLLKEYELGYDMTELMERHEFDLSRYDQGHLDEWKSWSNGETWLLPFMTDRYVLQYNKDVFDTFGVDYPTDGMNWQDVIDLAAKVTGERNGVQFQGLSIEGNAHLPLTQIIGQTQLIDPDTDEVLWTKNPYVSQWLQMVEQVNKIPGNIPPEGGEDIWSVARTLAMRPLWLDMSTPEDLNWDIVTYPQWKEAPNIGPLAGGWALGVTAASKHKDEAMEVMKFLYSDEHIGNLGETPIHAPFPHLFENINISEKLEGENFAKFTDKNLESLFKLKAAGGPKSRSKYDVGAFLQIEHVGTDFLKSGLDVNDFLRELTEKEEIRIKDEKGMD; this is encoded by the coding sequence ATGCCATTAAACAAGAATTGGATTGCCTATACTATGCTCTTTGTGTTGGTTCTTTTTTTATTAGTTGGCTGCAGTAAGGAAAAAGACGTTGCAACGAGTGTGAATGAATCTGATGAAAATGTTACCTTAACGGTGATGATGTGGGATGATTGGGGTCAAGATTATGGAAAATATATTAAAGAAGCAGTTGAGGAACAGTTCCCTCACATTACTTTGGAAAATGTCGGTGGGGATACTGGTAACAAAGAGTGGATAGAAAATGCGCTTGCTGCAGATGTAGTACCGGATATTATATTTGCACATCGGCAATACCATGTAGATCTATTGAAAGAGTACGAGTTAGGGTATGATATGACGGAATTAATGGAAAGACATGAATTTGATTTATCACGATATGATCAGGGGCATTTAGATGAATGGAAATCTTGGTCAAATGGTGAAACCTGGTTATTACCTTTTATGACTGACAGGTATGTTTTGCAATATAATAAAGATGTTTTTGACACGTTTGGGGTAGATTATCCGACTGATGGAATGAATTGGCAAGACGTGATTGATTTAGCTGCCAAGGTGACTGGGGAAAGAAACGGCGTTCAATTCCAAGGACTAAGTATAGAGGGTAATGCCCATCTACCTTTAACTCAAATAATAGGTCAAACCCAATTAATCGATCCTGATACAGACGAAGTTTTATGGACAAAGAATCCTTATGTTAGCCAATGGCTACAAATGGTAGAACAGGTTAATAAAATACCTGGGAACATTCCTCCAGAAGGGGGCGAGGATATATGGTCAGTAGCAAGAACACTTGCAATGAGGCCTCTGTGGCTGGATATGAGTACTCCGGAAGATTTAAATTGGGATATAGTCACTTACCCGCAATGGAAGGAAGCACCGAATATCGGACCGCTTGCAGGAGGATGGGCGTTAGGAGTAACCGCCGCAAGTAAGCACAAAGATGAAGCCATGGAAGTAATGAAATTTTTATACTCTGATGAGCATATAGGAAATTTAGGAGAGACTCCGATTCATGCACCGTTTCCACATTTATTTGAGAACATCAATATAAGTGAAAAATTGGAAGGTGAAAATTTTGCCAAATTTACCGATAAGAATTTGGAGTCACTTTTTAAATTAAAAGCCGCAGGAGGGCCAAAGAGTAGATCTAAATACGATGTTGGAGCTTTTCTTCAAATAGAACATGTAGGAACCGACTTTCTTAAATCAGGGTTGGATGTCAACGACTTCTTACGGGAACTTACTGAAAAAGAGGAAATAAGAATTAAGGATGAGAAAGGAATGGACTAG
- a CDS encoding TetR/AcrR family transcriptional regulator, which yields MSKQDQNLEEIFLQKEGLTEKQQNILAAATEAFAEKGFAATSTSEIAKKAGVAEGTIFRHYKTKKDLLLSIVSPMMVKLMAPIVIKDLNKVLDHRYENFEAFVRAMIENRAKFLKNNLPIVRILIQEIPFHPELKEQFIEHIGIKVMTRFKEIIEHYQAKEQIIDLPSDTVIRLTASTIIGYFMTKYVIAPGADWNENEELERTIQFLMSGLTPGRS from the coding sequence ATGTCTAAACAAGATCAAAACTTAGAAGAAATTTTTTTACAAAAAGAAGGCTTAACGGAAAAACAACAGAACATTTTAGCTGCCGCAACTGAAGCCTTTGCTGAAAAAGGCTTCGCTGCTACCTCAACAAGTGAAATCGCCAAAAAAGCTGGGGTAGCAGAAGGAACAATTTTCAGACATTATAAAACGAAAAAGGATTTATTGTTGTCGATTGTCTCGCCGATGATGGTAAAGTTGATGGCTCCCATCGTCATTAAAGATTTAAATAAGGTATTAGATCATCGCTATGAAAACTTTGAAGCATTCGTGCGTGCCATGATTGAAAACCGTGCGAAGTTTCTTAAAAATAATTTACCGATCGTTCGCATTTTAATACAAGAAATTCCATTTCACCCTGAGTTAAAAGAGCAATTTATCGAGCATATTGGCATTAAAGTCATGACGCGCTTTAAAGAAATTATTGAACACTACCAAGCGAAAGAACAAATTATTGATCTGCCGAGCGATACTGTAATCCGCTTAACAGCTTCGACAATTATTGGCTATTTCATGACCAAGTATGTCATTGCGCCCGGGGCCGATTGGAATGAAAATGAGGAATTGGAAAGAACGATACAATTCTTAATGAGCGGACTAACACCTGGGAGATCTTGA
- a CDS encoding ABC transporter permease — protein MSFATLSITLIFVMIPLILSKTFRLGLEKDTIIATMRSIIQLLAVGYILKFVFEAENVMYIILMVTLMIGAATQNVRKKGKAIKGITWKVAITFIVIEILTQGILIGFDITPPTAQYIISISGMVIGNSMVLSILFLNRFTAEVEAHQDETELILSLGGTPKQAIHTQLIQSIKASMIPTIESQKTIGLVQLPGMMSGQIIAGADPIRAVQFQLLIVFLILTNAAVTSVMLGFLSYPSLFNQRMQLLRGKK, from the coding sequence ATGAGTTTTGCTACCTTATCGATTACACTTATATTTGTCATGATACCGTTAATTCTATCAAAAACATTTAGACTAGGATTGGAAAAAGATACAATCATTGCAACGATGCGATCAATCATTCAACTATTGGCTGTCGGTTACATACTTAAATTTGTGTTTGAAGCAGAGAATGTAATGTATATCATTTTAATGGTAACACTGATGATTGGCGCAGCAACCCAAAATGTGCGTAAAAAAGGGAAAGCCATAAAAGGAATTACTTGGAAGGTTGCCATCACATTCATAGTTATTGAGATATTGACGCAGGGTATTTTAATTGGTTTCGATATTACGCCACCGACTGCTCAATATATTATATCAATTAGTGGGATGGTCATCGGAAATTCAATGGTGTTATCGATTCTTTTTCTTAACCGATTCACAGCGGAAGTGGAAGCGCATCAGGATGAAACAGAATTAATATTGTCACTTGGTGGAACACCGAAACAAGCAATACATACACAATTAATCCAATCGATTAAAGCAAGTATGATCCCGACAATTGAAAGTCAGAAAACAATTGGATTAGTCCAATTACCTGGGATGATGAGTGGCCAAATTATCGCAGGGGCAGATCCAATCAGGGCGGTGCAGTTTCAGCTATTAATTGTCTTTCTTATTTTAACAAATGCAGCTGTCACAAGTGTGATGCTCGGATTTTTATCCTATCCAAGTTTATTTAATCAGCGCATGCAACTGCTAAGGGGAAAAAAATAG
- a CDS encoding TetR/AcrR family transcriptional regulator, with amino-acid sequence MENRKSQIIDLTLKIIREKGYLSFSYDDISKQLGITKASIHYHFVKKEDLGSAICERIKEGLEKSFLEVSRTSIKIEDKPLEFILRRAGSIGRDEVCPLTSLQADFNFLPVPMQKSVQQLSQMEIDFLVKLVEEMKSNGMLQSAQDPQALAILIISSTKGALQYRRALGNDAFSLVFDQLKHLLK; translated from the coding sequence ATGGAAAATAGAAAGTCACAAATTATTGATTTAACACTCAAAATCATTCGAGAAAAGGGTTATTTATCTTTTAGCTATGATGACATATCAAAACAACTTGGAATAACGAAAGCAAGTATACATTATCATTTTGTAAAAAAGGAAGACTTAGGGAGCGCCATTTGTGAGAGAATAAAGGAGGGGCTGGAAAAATCATTTTTGGAGGTTAGTCGAACTTCAATTAAGATAGAAGACAAGCCACTAGAATTTATATTAAGGAGAGCCGGAAGTATAGGTAGGGATGAAGTATGTCCCCTCACCTCTTTGCAAGCAGATTTTAATTTCTTACCTGTACCAATGCAAAAGAGTGTGCAACAATTGAGTCAAATGGAAATCGACTTTTTAGTTAAACTGGTAGAGGAAATGAAAAGCAATGGAATGCTTCAATCAGCTCAAGATCCACAGGCATTGGCAATCCTTATTATATCTAGCACCAAAGGGGCACTTCAGTATAGACGGGCACTAGGAAATGATGCTTTTTCACTAGTATTTGATCAATTGAAGCATCTCTTAAAATAA
- a CDS encoding Vga family ABC-F type ribosomal protection protein, with product MILLEATQLKLDVKDRLLIDAKHLIIQSRDRIGLVGRNGSGKTTLLELLANKKQQSSGTVVSYAKCELLPQLKRTDTTKSGGEVTQVYINHALSKKPEVLLADEPTTNLDTVNIEKLEKQLMRLQGAIVIVSHDRAFLDSLCTIIWEINDGQVKEYKGNYSDYVAQKDLERRQQENAFEQYEKKKKQLEEALIVKEQKAARATKTPKKVSRSEAKITGAKPYFANKQKKLRKAAKAIETRLDKLEEVEKAKELPEVKMKLANEETFKGRIVLRVKDLSGTIGKRILWNEASFEIRGGDKLAIIGQNGSGKTTFIKKIMNEEIGVNISPAMKIGYFSQNLDVLNINESILENVRSTSNQDETFIRTVLARLHFFREDVYKKVGVLSGGERVKVAFAKLFVSEINTLILDEPTNFLDIEAVEALEGLLRDYEGTILLVSHDRRFIQSIATKILAIEKQEIHIFAGTYDEYVHYEPSKERNVKEDERLLLETKITAVLGQLSIEPSEELEVEFQRLLAEKRDMENANR from the coding sequence ATGATTTTATTAGAAGCTACTCAGTTAAAACTGGATGTAAAGGATCGATTATTAATTGATGCAAAACACTTGATTATTCAAAGTCGGGATCGCATCGGTTTAGTTGGAAGAAACGGCAGTGGAAAAACGACTTTATTAGAGCTATTAGCTAATAAGAAACAGCAAAGCTCCGGAACAGTTGTTTCGTATGCGAAATGTGAACTATTACCTCAGCTGAAGCGGACCGATACAACAAAAAGTGGTGGTGAGGTGACACAGGTCTATATTAATCACGCACTTTCAAAGAAACCCGAGGTTTTATTAGCGGATGAACCTACGACAAATCTTGATACAGTAAATATCGAAAAACTTGAAAAGCAACTTATGAGATTGCAAGGCGCCATCGTGATCGTCTCGCATGACCGCGCCTTTTTAGATTCACTTTGTACGATCATTTGGGAAATAAATGACGGACAGGTGAAGGAGTATAAGGGGAATTATTCAGATTATGTTGCTCAAAAAGATCTGGAGCGAAGACAACAGGAAAATGCCTTTGAACAATACGAAAAAAAGAAAAAACAGTTGGAAGAAGCGCTCATAGTGAAGGAACAAAAGGCTGCCAGAGCAACGAAAACGCCAAAAAAGGTAAGTCGTTCGGAGGCAAAAATTACAGGGGCTAAGCCTTATTTTGCGAATAAGCAAAAAAAACTTCGTAAAGCAGCAAAAGCGATTGAAACACGTTTAGATAAGTTGGAAGAAGTGGAGAAAGCAAAAGAATTACCTGAAGTTAAGATGAAGCTAGCAAACGAGGAAACGTTTAAAGGTCGAATTGTTTTACGAGTAAAAGATCTATCTGGAACAATTGGCAAAAGGATACTTTGGAATGAGGCAAGCTTTGAGATTAGGGGTGGAGATAAACTCGCCATTATTGGGCAAAATGGTAGTGGAAAAACAACCTTCATTAAGAAAATAATGAATGAAGAAATTGGTGTAAATATCTCTCCTGCGATGAAGATTGGTTATTTTAGTCAAAATTTAGACGTATTGAATATAAATGAATCGATTTTAGAAAATGTTCGCTCTACTTCCAACCAGGATGAGACCTTTATTCGTACCGTCCTAGCTAGGCTACATTTCTTTAGGGAAGATGTTTATAAAAAGGTTGGCGTCTTGAGTGGCGGAGAACGAGTAAAAGTAGCATTTGCAAAATTGTTTGTAAGTGAAATCAACACATTGATTTTAGATGAACCTACAAATTTTCTTGATATTGAGGCAGTGGAAGCACTTGAAGGTCTACTTAGAGACTATGAAGGCACCATATTACTCGTTTCTCATGACCGTCGTTTTATTCAATCCATTGCCACGAAAATTTTAGCGATTGAGAAGCAAGAAATTCACATATTTGCAGGAACTTATGATGAGTATGTCCACTATGAACCATCTAAAGAACGAAATGTGAAAGAAGATGAGCGCCTTTTATTAGAAACCAAGATCACCGCTGTTCTCGGGCAACTCAGTATTGAACCTTCAGAAGAACTAGAAGTTGAGTTTCAAAGGCTTCTAGCTGAAAAACGAGATATGGAAAACGCTAACAGATAG
- a CDS encoding ABC transporter permease, whose protein sequence is MRVIALVIRILRQIVRDKRTMGLLIFAPILVLSMMHLVFNGDDYVPKIGLVNIPEILADQISFEDADITEYSNVNEAKKDLVNQDLDVYLTFENKYPAIFLEGSDPSVTGSVMKWLQTALPSEQAKNSSAELKIDYLHGSSELGQFDYFGPVLLGFFVFFFVFLIAGVSFLRERTTGTLDRLLSSPLRRWEIVTGYLLGFGIFATIQSTIIATYVIYVLGMVMEGSFGYVLLITLLLSLTALTLGILLSAFANNELQMMQFIPIIVIPQIFFSGLFNLDTISKWLSWIGPFTPLYYAADALRNVMVRGYGWGDIYMNILALIGFSLLFVTLNILALRKYRKI, encoded by the coding sequence ATGAGAGTTATTGCTTTAGTTATAAGAATACTGCGCCAAATCGTGAGGGATAAACGCACGATGGGATTGCTTATTTTCGCTCCCATCCTTGTCTTATCAATGATGCATTTAGTATTTAATGGCGATGACTACGTTCCGAAAATTGGATTAGTCAATATCCCGGAAATACTTGCAGATCAGATAAGTTTTGAAGATGCAGATATTACGGAATACAGCAATGTAAATGAGGCAAAGAAAGACTTGGTCAATCAAGATTTGGATGTCTATCTTACATTTGAAAACAAGTATCCAGCTATTTTTCTTGAAGGTAGCGACCCAAGTGTAACTGGGTCTGTCATGAAATGGTTGCAAACTGCTTTACCATCGGAACAGGCAAAAAATTCTTCTGCTGAGCTAAAAATCGACTATTTGCACGGTTCTAGTGAGTTGGGACAATTCGATTACTTTGGACCTGTGCTGCTTGGCTTTTTTGTATTCTTCTTTGTTTTTCTCATCGCAGGAGTTTCATTCTTGCGTGAGCGTACAACTGGAACACTTGACAGGCTGCTTTCTAGCCCGCTACGCAGATGGGAAATCGTAACTGGATATCTGCTTGGTTTTGGTATCTTTGCGACGATTCAATCAACAATCATCGCTACGTACGTCATTTATGTGCTTGGGATGGTCATGGAAGGTTCATTTGGCTATGTATTATTGATTACCTTACTTCTCTCATTAACTGCACTCACACTCGGTATTTTATTATCTGCTTTTGCCAATAATGAGCTGCAAATGATGCAATTTATTCCGATCATTGTTATTCCACAGATTTTCTTTTCCGGGTTGTTTAACCTGGATACTATATCTAAATGGCTGAGCTGGATTGGACCATTCACCCCTTTATATTACGCCGCTGATGCATTAAGAAATGTTATGGTTAGAGGATATGGCTGGGGAGATATTTACATGAATATTCTAGCGTTAATCGGCTTCTCTCTTTTATTTGTGACGTTGAACATCTTGGCACTCCGTAAGTATAGGAAGATATAA
- a CDS encoding CynX/NimT family MFS transporter: MAVQQSVHTSRKIQFTRHYWILIIGVIFIASTLRSPLTSVGPLISSIRDSLNISNVLAGFLTTIPLLAFALISPFAPKLARRFGLERTLFASLCLLTLGIVIRSIGTTPYLLIGTFLLGLSIAFGNVLLPSLIKLNFPLHIGLLTGFYSVAMNLSGAIAAGISVPLASGARFGWEGALGCWALLSFIAAIVWLPQLNNKKQADISNIPTKKQQSLALWRSPLAWNITLFMGLQSFIFYTTSAWLPEVLKVQGVHAGQAGWMLSLMQFAQLPMTFIIPVIAGQLKDQRILVVLTAAFFMIGFGGILIGGVALIPLWMIFLGIAGGSAFGLAMMFFTLRTNTPHEAAELSGMAQSFGYSLAAIGPVLFGFLHDVTYGWTIPLSLFFIATVALFISGMRAGKKEFVVAEGK, encoded by the coding sequence TTGGCAGTTCAACAATCAGTACACACAAGTAGAAAAATACAATTCACACGTCACTATTGGATTCTTATTATCGGGGTTATTTTTATTGCCTCTACACTTCGGTCACCTTTAACCTCTGTTGGGCCATTAATTTCCTCGATACGAGATTCCTTGAATATTTCAAATGTGCTAGCAGGCTTCCTAACTACCATTCCATTACTCGCATTTGCACTTATTTCTCCATTCGCACCGAAACTTGCTCGGCGATTTGGCTTGGAAAGGACATTATTTGCCTCTCTTTGTTTGTTAACTTTAGGTATTGTTATACGGTCAATAGGTACAACACCGTATTTACTGATAGGCACATTTCTTTTAGGTCTTTCTATTGCGTTTGGTAATGTATTATTACCAAGTTTGATCAAGCTCAATTTTCCTCTCCATATTGGTTTATTAACGGGTTTCTATTCCGTAGCGATGAATTTATCCGGTGCAATAGCTGCCGGTATTAGTGTTCCCCTTGCAAGTGGTGCACGCTTTGGGTGGGAAGGTGCATTAGGATGTTGGGCCCTTCTATCATTCATTGCCGCTATTGTTTGGTTACCCCAATTGAACAATAAAAAACAAGCAGATATATCAAATATTCCAACTAAAAAGCAGCAATCACTTGCTCTTTGGCGCTCTCCATTAGCATGGAACATCACATTATTTATGGGCTTGCAATCATTTATATTTTATACAACTTCCGCTTGGTTGCCTGAAGTGTTAAAAGTGCAAGGTGTCCACGCAGGCCAGGCTGGTTGGATGCTTTCTTTAATGCAATTTGCTCAACTACCGATGACATTTATCATTCCAGTTATTGCGGGACAGTTAAAAGATCAAAGAATACTCGTTGTATTAACTGCAGCTTTTTTCATGATTGGTTTTGGAGGAATTTTAATTGGTGGTGTAGCATTGATTCCACTATGGATGATCTTTCTCGGGATAGCTGGTGGTTCCGCCTTTGGGCTTGCGATGATGTTTTTCACGCTTCGCACCAATACACCGCATGAAGCGGCTGAATTATCTGGCATGGCACAATCTTTCGGATACAGTCTCGCAGCAATCGGTCCAGTACTGTTTGGCTTCTTGCATGATGTAACATATGGCTGGACCATCCCTTTATCACTCTTTTTCATCGCAACAGTGGCTCTGTTTATTTCGGGCATGCGTGCGGGAAAAAAGGAATTTGTTGTTGCAGAAGGGAAATAG
- a CDS encoding ABC transporter ATP-binding protein gives MNTDNICVSIRQVSKRFGKHQVLEDINLEINKGEIFGLLGPSGAGKTTLVKQLSGLDNPTSGENFIFQEKMPTLSLINRIGYMAQSDALYEELSAKENLQFFSTLYGLKGEKQSRRIKEVMELVQLSDHLTKLVSNYSGGMKRRLSLAIALLHEPEMLILDEPTVGIDPVLRKSIWDAFYKLKKKGTTLIVTTHVMDEAEKCDRLALMREGRLIAIGTPNELKEQTNSDTIEEAFLVYGGAQA, from the coding sequence ATGAATACAGATAATATTTGTGTATCTATTCGTCAAGTTTCAAAAAGGTTTGGTAAACACCAAGTACTCGAAGATATTAACTTAGAAATTAACAAAGGTGAAATATTTGGACTTCTCGGACCATCAGGTGCTGGAAAAACTACATTAGTAAAGCAGTTATCTGGACTAGATAACCCTACGTCAGGTGAAAATTTTATTTTTCAAGAGAAAATGCCAACATTAAGTCTCATTAACAGAATTGGGTATATGGCTCAATCTGATGCTTTATATGAAGAACTGTCTGCCAAGGAAAACCTACAATTTTTCTCAACTTTATATGGACTAAAAGGTGAGAAACAATCTCGAAGAATAAAAGAAGTGATGGAACTTGTCCAACTTTCAGATCATCTTACCAAGTTAGTCTCTAACTACTCTGGAGGAATGAAAAGAAGACTTTCACTGGCAATCGCACTTCTTCACGAACCTGAGATGTTGATTCTAGATGAACCTACAGTTGGCATCGATCCAGTTTTAAGGAAAAGCATTTGGGATGCCTTTTATAAATTAAAGAAAAAAGGGACGACGTTAATTGTGACTACTCATGTCATGGATGAAGCCGAAAAATGTGACCGATTAGCCCTTATGCGGGAAGGACGACTTATTGCAATAGGAACTCCTAATGAACTTAAAGAACAGACAAATTCAGATACTATTGAAGAAGCCTTTCTTGTCTATGGAGGTGCTCAAGCATGA